The proteins below are encoded in one region of Belonocnema kinseyi isolate 2016_QV_RU_SX_M_011 chromosome 3, B_treatae_v1, whole genome shotgun sequence:
- the LOC117169908 gene encoding probable salivary secreted peptide, translated as MASYKLVFLLAMAGAITLVFDVLPSSGFEFFKTKKVSSDFILGSRLSGDRLILQKTIYRTAKSWKSISLRVSFNASKHVRITQVVAYDQKRNGKAAVVKLFKGGPGKQNITLKFKSRRGHGINYIVKVYGR; from the coding sequence ATGGCGTCCTACAAGTTGGTCTTCCTTTTAGCAATGGCTGGCGCTATAACATTGGTCTTTGATGTTTTACCATCATCAggctttgaatttttcaagactaAAAAAGTTTCAAGCGACTTCATACTTGGATCCAGACTTTCGGGCGACAGGCTTATACTTCAAAAAACCATTTATAGAACAGCCAAGAGTTGGAAGAGTATTTCTTTGAGAGTGAGTTTCAATGCTTCTAAACATGTCAGAATCACTCAGGTTGTGGCTTACGATCAGAAGCGAAATGGCAAAGCAGCtgttgtaaaattattcaaaggaggccctggaaaacaaaatattactcTGAAATTCAAAAGTCGCAGAGGCCACGGAATCAATTACATCGTCAAAGTGTACGgtcgttaa
- the LOC117169909 gene encoding probable salivary secreted peptide, producing MASYKLVFILAIAGAVTLVLNVSPSSGFGLFKSKKVSGDFILGSRLSGDRLILQKTIYRTGKSFKSISLRASFNASKNVRITQVAAYDQKRNGKAASVKLVKGGPGKQNCTLKFKSRRGYGIHFIVRVYGR from the coding sequence ATGGCGTCCTACAAGTTGGTTTTCATTTTGGCAATCGCTGGCGCTGTAACATTGGTCCTGAATGTTTCACCATCATCAGGCTTTGGACTTTTTAAGAGTAAGAAAGTTTCAGGCGACTTTATACTTGGATCCAGGCTTTCAGGGGACAGGCTTATActtcaaaaaactatttatagAACAGGCAAAAGTTTCAAGAGCATTTCTTTGAGAGCGAGTTTCAATGCTTCAAAAAATGTCAGAATCACCCAGGTTGCCGCTTACGATCAGAAGCGGAATGGCAAAGCAGCTTCTGTGAAATTAGTCAAAGGAGGACCAGGAAAACAAAACTGTACTCTAAAATTCAAAAGTCGCAGAGGTTACGGAATTCATTTCATTGTCAGAGTGTACGgtcgttga